One genomic region from Nitrospirota bacterium encodes:
- a CDS encoding glycosyltransferase, producing the protein MQAPVVSIVIPTYNHAKFLRGALNSVIAQTFTRWEAIVVNNYSQDDTVSVIESYRDPRIRFVNFANQGVIAASRNYGISLTTAPYIAFLDSDDIWYREKLDRCLRRLEEGFDMVCHAEKWIGPADRTRIVAYGPEARATYSALLYEGNCISTSAVVVKREFVERVGRFSEDAAFITAEDYELWLKLAGAGAKIGFVTDILGEYLIHEGNQSRVALRNMEAVMAVVQHHLAGQAGGSGASVLRTRRRLALIYYSGARGLQDCGQFFAAWPYFLKAVATYPLVPKFYVAMLLNACGRQP; encoded by the coding sequence ATGCAGGCGCCAGTCGTTTCCATCGTCATTCCGACCTACAATCACGCAAAGTTTCTGCGCGGAGCGTTGAATTCCGTCATCGCACAAACCTTCACCAGGTGGGAGGCTATCGTCGTCAACAATTATTCTCAGGACGACACGGTCTCGGTGATTGAGTCTTACCGCGACCCCCGAATTCGCTTTGTCAATTTCGCCAATCAGGGAGTTATCGCGGCGTCACGCAATTATGGCATCTCCCTGACAACCGCCCCCTACATCGCATTCCTCGATTCCGACGACATCTGGTATCGGGAGAAGCTTGACCGATGCCTGCGGCGTCTGGAGGAAGGATTTGATATGGTCTGTCATGCCGAAAAGTGGATCGGCCCCGCCGACCGGACGCGCATCGTCGCGTATGGCCCGGAAGCGCGCGCCACATATAGTGCGCTACTGTACGAGGGGAACTGTATTTCCACATCCGCGGTCGTCGTCAAGCGCGAGTTCGTGGAACGAGTCGGCCGCTTCAGCGAAGACGCCGCCTTCATTACCGCTGAGGATTATGAGTTGTGGCTTAAGCTGGCAGGAGCCGGTGCGAAGATTGGTTTTGTGACCGATATTCTTGGCGAATACCTGATTCATGAGGGCAATCAGAGTCGCGTCGCACTGCGCAACATGGAGGCCGTCATGGCGGTCGTTCAACATCACCTGGCCGGCCAAGCGGGCGGAAGCGGGGCGAGCGTATTGCGTACCCGTCGTCGCTTGGCGCTGATCTATTACAGCGGTGCGCGTGGTCTACAAGATTGTGGTCAGTTCTTTGCTGCCTGGCCGTATTTTCTCAAGGCCGTAGCGACGTATCCGCTTGTGCCGAAATTTTATGTCGCAATGTTGTTGAATGCCTGCGGTCGCCAACCATGA
- a CDS encoding SDR family oxidoreductase, with protein MRILVLGGFGFVGGRVAKHLHRAGYSIVLGTRQAYSSPEWLPQAEVVQLHWHDAAALERGCRGVDVVIHAAGMNAQDCAADPVSALEFNGLATARLLAAAIRTGVQRFIYLSTAHVYASSLVGTITENTCPRNLHPYATSHLAGEYAVLAAGQRGQIQGIVLRLSNAFGAPVSKEANCWMLLVNDLCRQAAETGELKLHTAGTQLRDFITLEDVARAVLHVLQVEPTRLGDGLFNLGGDAVESVFSMTEAVAARWNALTGKDLPIIRPDPSGPLPEPLNYSSKKLQSSGFSLTSRAHQEIDATLSFCMGAFGR; from the coding sequence ATGCGTATACTTGTTCTAGGAGGATTCGGTTTTGTGGGCGGGCGGGTTGCCAAGCATTTGCATCGAGCTGGCTATTCAATCGTTCTCGGAACTCGACAAGCGTACAGCTCCCCCGAGTGGTTGCCCCAGGCGGAAGTGGTGCAACTGCACTGGCATGATGCTGCCGCATTGGAACGCGGCTGCCGTGGCGTGGATGTGGTGATTCATGCGGCAGGCATGAATGCTCAAGATTGTGCGGCGGATCCGGTGTCGGCACTGGAGTTTAACGGCTTGGCCACCGCCCGGTTGTTGGCCGCAGCAATTCGAACGGGCGTGCAGCGGTTTATTTATCTCTCTACGGCCCATGTGTATGCCAGTTCTCTGGTGGGCACAATCACGGAGAACACCTGTCCTCGGAATCTGCATCCCTATGCGACGTCGCACCTTGCGGGGGAGTATGCCGTGTTGGCTGCCGGTCAGCGCGGGCAAATCCAGGGCATCGTCCTGCGACTCTCGAACGCATTTGGCGCACCGGTGTCAAAAGAGGCCAATTGTTGGATGTTGCTGGTGAATGATCTGTGCCGGCAGGCAGCTGAGACGGGAGAGCTGAAGCTCCACACGGCAGGAACGCAATTGAGAGATTTCATCACCCTGGAAGACGTGGCCCGCGCGGTGCTGCATGTATTGCAAGTCGAACCCACTCGACTCGGCGACGGCCTCTTCAACCTCGGCGGGGATGCTGTTGAATCAGTCTTTTCGATGACGGAGGCGGTGGCGGCTCGCTGGAACGCGTTGACCGGCAAGGATCTGCCGATCATTCGGCCGGACCCCTCCGGTCCGTTGCCAGAGCCGTTGAACTATTCCTCCAAGAAGCTTCAGTCAAGCGGGTTTTCGCTGACTTCACGGGCACATCAGGAGATCGACGCGACCTTGAGTTTCTGTATGGGTGCGTTCGGCAGATGA
- the rfbF gene encoding glucose-1-phosphate cytidylyltransferase, whose amino-acid sequence MKVILLAGGFGTRLAEYTDVIPKPMVPIGGKPILWHIMQTYAHFGHKDFYVALGYKAEVIKEYFLNYRALNADFTIDLVSGTVRPHQTDSVDWRVTLVNTGDATMTGGRVKRMKSFIGNETFMLTYGDGVADIDLQALLAFHRSHGKMVTVSAVRPAARFGELELDGARVSSFKEKPQLHEGWINGGYFVIEPAFFDLIAGDSTLLEREPLEQAAQAGELMAYRHDGFWHCMDTKRDHELLESLWAKGAPWAV is encoded by the coding sequence ATGAAAGTCATCCTTCTCGCTGGCGGCTTTGGCACGCGCCTGGCCGAATACACTGACGTGATTCCCAAGCCTATGGTGCCGATCGGCGGCAAACCGATTCTTTGGCACATCATGCAGACGTATGCTCACTTCGGGCACAAGGATTTCTATGTGGCGCTGGGTTACAAGGCCGAGGTGATCAAGGAGTATTTTCTCAACTATCGGGCGCTGAATGCGGATTTTACGATCGATCTTGTCTCGGGTACCGTCAGGCCGCATCAGACCGACTCTGTCGATTGGCGGGTGACCTTGGTCAACACGGGCGACGCCACCATGACTGGCGGTCGCGTCAAGCGCATGAAATCGTTTATCGGTAATGAGACCTTCATGTTGACCTACGGGGATGGTGTCGCCGACATTGATCTGCAGGCGCTGCTGGCCTTTCATCGAAGCCATGGCAAGATGGTCACGGTGTCTGCCGTACGCCCGGCGGCCCGATTCGGGGAGTTGGAGCTGGATGGCGCGCGGGTGTCGAGTTTCAAGGAGAAGCCGCAGTTGCACGAGGGCTGGATCAACGGAGGATATTTTGTGATCGAGCCGGCATTTTTTGATCTGATCGCCGGGGATAGCACCTTGTTAGAGCGTGAGCCGTTGGAGCAAGCCGCCCAAGCCGGTGAGTTGATGGCGTATCGCCATGACGGCTTCTGGCATTGCATGGATACCAAGCGAGACCACGAGTTGCTGGAATCGCTGTGGGCTAAAGGCGCGCCCTGGGCTGTGTAG
- a CDS encoding dTDP-4-dehydrorhamnose 3,5-epimerase, with protein MTLDDVVLTPLARIETAGGDVLHAMKQSDAGYAGFGEAYFSWVAGGAVKAWKRHARMTMNLIVPLGKVRFVFHLDGGNEFRVEEIGVDGYARITVPPGIWFGFQGLAAPKSLVLNIASIPHDPNEVERRAVTEIPYGWN; from the coding sequence ATGACCCTCGACGACGTGGTGCTGACACCCCTGGCGAGGATTGAGACAGCCGGCGGGGATGTGCTCCACGCCATGAAGCAGAGCGATGCCGGCTATGCGGGGTTCGGGGAAGCCTACTTTTCCTGGGTGGCAGGGGGGGCAGTGAAGGCTTGGAAGCGCCATGCGCGAATGACGATGAATCTGATCGTTCCTTTGGGGAAGGTGCGGTTTGTGTTTCATTTGGATGGCGGGAATGAGTTTCGGGTGGAAGAGATCGGGGTAGATGGCTACGCGAGAATCACTGTTCCTCCTGGCATCTGGTTTGGTTTTCAGGGACTGGCCGCGCCCAAAAGCCTGGTGTTAAACATTGCAAGCATCCCCCATGATCCCAATGAAGTCGAGCGTCGTGCGGTGACAGAGATCCCCTATGGTTGGAATTAA
- the rfbG gene encoding CDP-glucose 4,6-dehydratase, giving the protein MTPARVFNGKNVVVTGHTGFKGSWLAAWLKSLGAKVVGIALDPPSDPSHFSAARLGDGMTDLRIDIRERSALQSAIVSAQPDFLFHLAAQSLVRRSYAEPIETWQTNVLGTLNVLEALRALDKPCAAVIVTSDKCYDNVEWVWGYRETDAMGGPDPYSASKGAAELAIRSYIKSYFSKATSQVRIASARAGNVIGGGDWAADRIVPDCVRAWSVNQEVELRNPKATRPWQHVLEPLSGYLNLAMALTQRQDLHGEPFNFGPPAEQNHSVLELVQRMAVHWDQVRWRDASQASAGPYESGLLKLNCDKALHHLRWHAVMGFEDTVRMTAEWYRVYYQEPRQIAATTNAHIAAYSAMAKQRGLAWAQ; this is encoded by the coding sequence ATGACACCCGCAAGAGTTTTTAACGGTAAAAATGTTGTTGTCACCGGCCACACCGGCTTTAAAGGTTCCTGGCTTGCCGCATGGCTTAAGTCGCTTGGAGCGAAGGTTGTCGGCATAGCCCTCGATCCGCCAAGCGATCCATCGCATTTTTCCGCCGCTCGCCTGGGGGATGGCATGACCGATTTGCGGATCGATATTCGCGAGCGATCCGCGTTACAGAGTGCCATCGTGTCCGCTCAGCCGGATTTTCTGTTCCACCTCGCGGCGCAATCTTTGGTCCGGCGCTCCTATGCTGAGCCGATTGAAACCTGGCAGACCAATGTTCTGGGTACGCTGAATGTGCTTGAAGCCTTACGGGCGTTGGATAAGCCTTGTGCTGCTGTGATCGTCACCAGCGACAAGTGTTACGACAATGTGGAGTGGGTCTGGGGCTATCGCGAAACTGACGCGATGGGCGGGCCGGATCCCTACAGCGCATCCAAAGGGGCTGCCGAGCTGGCGATTCGCTCCTATATTAAGTCGTACTTCTCCAAGGCCACTAGCCAAGTGCGCATTGCCTCAGCCCGAGCGGGGAATGTGATCGGCGGGGGGGATTGGGCTGCAGATCGTATCGTGCCGGATTGCGTGAGGGCATGGTCGGTCAATCAAGAGGTCGAGTTACGGAACCCCAAGGCAACGCGGCCATGGCAGCATGTCCTTGAACCGCTGAGCGGATATTTGAATCTTGCCATGGCGCTAACGCAACGGCAAGACTTGCATGGTGAGCCGTTCAACTTCGGCCCTCCCGCGGAGCAGAATCACAGCGTGTTGGAACTGGTGCAGCGGATGGCGGTGCACTGGGATCAGGTACGCTGGCGGGATGCGTCGCAAGCATCGGCGGGGCCCTATGAGTCCGGGTTGCTGAAGCTCAATTGCGACAAGGCCCTGCACCACTTGCGCTGGCATGCCGTGATGGGTTTTGAGGATACGGTACGGATGACGGCAGAATGGTACCGTGTGTATTACCAAGAGCCGCGGCAGATTGCAGCTACCACGAATGCGCACATCGCGGCCTATAGCGCGATGGCGAAACAAAGAGGATTGGCGTGGGCGCAATGA